A genomic stretch from Patescibacteria group bacterium includes:
- a CDS encoding nucleotide exchange factor GrpE: MKKPKKAKIEKDFEEIEEIVEDSDNAGDIVKKLRTRLKECQKEKQKYLDGWQRAQADSINARKKEETTRGEINKLAKEDILSEILPVLDSFEMAFGDKVAWEKVDANWRKGVEHIHSQLLFILEDNNLTQTNPVGEVFNPELHDCVETIETDDKKQDGKIIEVLQKGYTFYNKIIRPAKVKVGKLTS; this comes from the coding sequence GTGAAAAAGCCAAAGAAAGCGAAAATAGAGAAAGATTTCGAAGAAATAGAGGAAATAGTTGAAGATTCTGACAACGCAGGCGATATTGTAAAGAAACTACGGACACGACTTAAAGAATGCCAGAAAGAGAAGCAAAAATACCTCGATGGTTGGCAAAGAGCACAGGCAGATTCCATCAACGCCAGAAAAAAAGAAGAAACTACCCGCGGAGAAATCAACAAACTGGCTAAAGAAGATATACTGAGTGAAATATTACCGGTTTTGGACAGTTTTGAAATGGCATTTGGAGACAAAGTTGCGTGGGAGAAAGTTGATGCCAACTGGAGAAAAGGAGTTGAACATATACATTCACAACTTCTCTTTATACTGGAAGATAACAACCTTACGCAAACCAACCCTGTTGGAGAAGTCTTTAATCCTGAATTGCATGATTGTGTTGAAACGATAGAAACGGATGATAAAAAGCAAGACGGAAAGATTATTGAAGTATTACAAAAAGGATACACATTTTATAATAAAATTATACGACCAGCAAAAGTTAAAGTCGGAAAACTAACAAGCT
- the rpsI gene encoding 30S ribosomal protein S9, whose protein sequence is MVAEKTDTKYLKAVGRRKTAAAQVRLYKSTKNSIEVNHKKMEEYFPLRELQYTVNSAIKESGLSQKFKITALLRGGGIVAQADALRHGIARTLVQYDAELRKALKTAGFLKRDPRVKERKKFGLRKARRAPQWKKR, encoded by the coding sequence ATGGTGGCAGAAAAAACAGACACAAAATATCTAAAGGCAGTTGGCAGGAGAAAAACCGCTGCTGCGCAAGTGCGGTTGTATAAAAGCACCAAAAATTCAATTGAGGTGAACCACAAAAAGATGGAAGAGTACTTTCCATTGAGAGAGCTTCAATACACAGTCAACAGTGCAATCAAAGAATCCGGATTGTCTCAAAAATTTAAAATCACAGCCCTACTTCGTGGTGGCGGTATTGTCGCCCAAGCCGACGCACTTCGTCACGGCATTGCACGAACACTGGTTCAATACGACGCAGAACTGAGGAAAGCACTCAAAACAGCAGGTTTTCTCAAGCGTGACCCACGAGTCAAAGAACGAAAAAAATTCGGCCTACGAAAAGCAAGGCGAGCTCCACAGTGGAAAAAACGGTAA